From a region of the bacterium genome:
- a CDS encoding glycoside hydrolase family 57 protein — MTEKTAPMRNISLAFVWHMHQPFYRDMKSGECTMPWVRLHGTHSYYDMLKLYKQFPNVKGVVNFVPSLVRQLLAYTEEGASDAFLEHTLVPADDLTTQQKIFLLRHFFSANTERKIKPCGIYKKLRDRLGEDPSIVDFDQAVRFFSSQDYRDLQVLFNLVWFGFAAREEIPELERMLLESRHLTEQDKAFVLDAQKRILRNLIQEIRDASSSQNVEISTTPYYHPILPLLIDTDIAKRSMPKAKLPQRFSAPAFAGLQINRALDSMERWFGARPQGLWPSEGSVCPEMIPLLADAGVKWIATDDMVLACSFPETRSVDKHRPYLATHDGKSVGIVFRDHGLSDLIGFVYSRKTAPEAVEDLMGHLRRIDSAAAKADEKKLVTIILDGENPWEYYPDSGKEFLRSLFSTIEAEGLPTVKLREYIEANPPKHKIEKLHSGSWIDANFHIWIGKPQKNQAWDYLRRAMDELGESLSAASRDENSANALDSFMAACGSDWFWWFDEDFDSAFKGDFDRIFRSHIKNAFIFLGKKVPLFLFEPIYRFEDQRAALIKPPGFVRPTINGMDTSFFEWANAARMTVHGRTSGAMAQSSIDPFEAISFGFNEQAF; from the coding sequence ATGACCGAAAAAACCGCACCCATGAGGAACATCTCCCTCGCTTTCGTCTGGCACATGCACCAACCATTCTATCGCGACATGAAGAGCGGCGAGTGCACCATGCCCTGGGTCCGCCTGCACGGCACCCACTCCTATTACGACATGCTGAAGCTCTACAAACAGTTCCCGAACGTCAAAGGCGTCGTGAACTTCGTCCCGTCGCTCGTGAGACAGCTCCTGGCATACACTGAGGAGGGGGCGTCCGACGCGTTCCTGGAGCACACGCTCGTGCCGGCCGACGATCTCACCACCCAGCAGAAGATATTCCTGCTGCGCCACTTCTTCTCCGCAAACACCGAGAGGAAAATCAAACCCTGCGGCATATACAAGAAGCTTCGCGACAGGCTGGGCGAAGACCCGTCGATCGTGGACTTCGACCAGGCGGTGCGTTTCTTCTCCTCGCAGGACTACCGGGACCTGCAGGTCCTCTTCAACCTCGTCTGGTTCGGATTCGCCGCTCGCGAGGAGATACCCGAGCTGGAGAGGATGCTCTTGGAGAGCAGGCACCTCACCGAGCAGGACAAGGCCTTCGTGCTCGATGCGCAGAAGAGGATATTGCGCAATCTGATACAGGAGATCAGGGACGCTTCGTCGTCGCAGAACGTCGAGATCTCGACGACCCCCTACTATCATCCGATACTTCCGTTGCTCATCGACACCGACATCGCGAAGAGGTCGATGCCGAAGGCCAAGCTCCCGCAGCGCTTCTCCGCCCCGGCGTTCGCAGGGCTGCAGATAAATCGCGCCCTCGACTCCATGGAGCGCTGGTTCGGGGCGCGACCCCAGGGCCTTTGGCCGTCGGAGGGGAGCGTATGCCCCGAGATGATCCCGCTTTTGGCCGACGCCGGCGTGAAATGGATAGCCACCGACGACATGGTGCTGGCCTGCTCCTTCCCGGAGACCAGGTCCGTGGATAAACACAGGCCGTACCTCGCGACCCACGACGGCAAGAGCGTCGGCATCGTGTTCCGCGATCACGGGCTCTCCGACCTCATCGGCTTCGTCTACAGCCGGAAGACGGCGCCGGAGGCGGTCGAAGACCTGATGGGCCACCTGAGAAGGATAGACTCCGCAGCGGCCAAGGCCGACGAGAAAAAACTCGTCACCATCATCCTAGACGGCGAAAATCCGTGGGAATACTATCCGGATTCCGGCAAGGAGTTCCTCCGCTCACTCTTCAGCACGATCGAAGCGGAGGGGCTGCCCACCGTGAAGCTCCGCGAATACATCGAGGCCAACCCGCCGAAGCACAAGATCGAGAAGCTCCACTCCGGCTCCTGGATCGACGCCAACTTCCACATCTGGATCGGAAAACCGCAGAAGAACCAGGCATGGGACTACCTGCGCCGCGCCATGGACGAACTGGGAGAGTCCTTGAGCGCGGCCTCGCGCGACGAGAACTCGGCCAACGCCCTGGACTCGTTCATGGCCGCATGCGGCAGCGACTGGTTCTGGTGGTTCGACGAAGACTTCGATTCCGCGTTCAAGGGGGATTTCGACCGCATCTTCCGCTCGCACATCAAGAACGCGTTCATCTTCCTCGGAAAAAAGGTCCCCCTCTTCCTCTTCGAGCCGATCTATCGCTTTGAAGACCAGAGGGCCGCGCTGATAAAGCCCCCCGGCTTCGTGAGACCGACCATCAACGGCATGGACACCTCCTTCTTCGAGTGGGCGAACGCCGCGCGCATGACGGTGCACGGCAGGACCAGCGGCGCCATGGCCCAGAGCTCCATCGACCCGTTCGAGGCGATATCCTTCGGCTTCAACGAACAGGCGTTCTA
- the glgC gene encoding glucose-1-phosphate adenylyltransferase, with protein sequence MKPVLSIVLAGGQGERLRPLTDERAKPAVPFGGHYRIIDFVLSNIVNSGLFRILVLTQFKADSLLRHLKRGWHLPALLDHFIDAVPAQMRVGSHWYKGSADAVFQNLHHIFNSGPENVLIFGGDHIYRMNCLHFIEFHEKTDADITIAVVPQPLKEARSFGIIDCDKNWQVTDFKEKPKDPPPMPGNPKMSLCSMGIYIFKTEVLIEAVRRDAENDASAHDFGKDIIPALFKNKKVMAYNFAENPVPGANPQERGYWRDIGTIDGYWKASMDLVSVSPIFNLYNRAWSIKTARESDPPAKFVFSDEKSDRIGMATDSLVCDGVIISGGKIDRSILSPCVRVNSFSQIEESILFDHVNVGRYAKIRRAVIDKDVVISPHATIGYDLEKDRKRFTVSPEGIVVIPKGATV encoded by the coding sequence TTGAAACCTGTCCTTTCCATAGTCCTGGCTGGCGGCCAGGGCGAAAGGTTAAGACCCCTCACCGACGAGCGGGCGAAGCCGGCGGTGCCGTTCGGCGGCCATTACCGCATCATCGATTTCGTGCTGTCGAACATAGTGAACTCCGGCCTCTTCCGCATCCTCGTGCTCACACAGTTCAAGGCCGACTCGCTCCTGCGCCACCTCAAGAGGGGTTGGCACCTGCCGGCCCTGCTCGACCATTTCATCGACGCGGTCCCGGCCCAAATGCGCGTCGGCTCCCACTGGTACAAGGGGAGCGCGGACGCCGTATTCCAGAATCTGCACCATATATTCAACTCGGGACCGGAGAACGTGCTCATATTCGGCGGCGATCACATCTACCGCATGAATTGCCTGCACTTCATCGAGTTCCACGAGAAGACGGATGCGGACATCACCATCGCGGTGGTCCCGCAGCCGCTCAAGGAGGCCAGGTCCTTCGGGATAATCGACTGCGACAAAAATTGGCAGGTTACCGACTTCAAGGAGAAACCCAAAGACCCGCCGCCCATGCCGGGCAACCCGAAGATGTCGCTCTGCTCCATGGGGATATACATCTTCAAGACGGAGGTCCTGATTGAGGCCGTGCGGAGGGACGCGGAAAACGATGCTTCCGCGCACGACTTCGGAAAGGACATCATACCGGCGCTCTTCAAGAACAAAAAGGTGATGGCCTACAATTTCGCGGAGAACCCGGTGCCCGGAGCCAACCCTCAGGAACGCGGGTACTGGCGCGACATAGGTACGATCGACGGATATTGGAAGGCCTCGATGGACCTGGTATCGGTATCGCCGATCTTCAACCTCTACAACAGGGCGTGGTCCATAAAGACCGCGCGCGAGTCCGACCCTCCCGCGAAGTTCGTCTTCTCGGACGAGAAGTCCGACAGGATCGGCATGGCGACCGACTCGCTCGTCTGCGACGGCGTGATCATCTCCGGCGGAAAGATCGACCGGAGCATACTCTCCCCGTGCGTGAGGGTGAACAGCTTCTCGCAGATCGAGGAAAGCATATTGTTCGACCACGTCAACGTGGGCAGATACGCCAAGATCAGGCGCGCTGTGATCGACAAAGACGTGGTGATCTCGCCTCACGCGACGATCGGCTACGACCTTGAGAAGGATCGCAAGAGGTTCACCGTCTCCCCCGAGGGCATCGTCGTGATTCCCAAGGGCGCGACGGTCTGA
- the spoVG gene encoding septation regulator SpoVG, translated as MEITDVRVYPVEEEKLKGYATITFDNCFVVRDVKIIYGPKGLFVAMPSKKRKDGTYRDTAHPLNMEMRSLIENRVLGVYKDEQKRGSIGVGVKIEE; from the coding sequence ATGGAGATCACCGACGTTCGCGTTTATCCTGTGGAAGAGGAGAAGCTCAAGGGCTACGCGACGATCACGTTCGACAACTGCTTCGTTGTCCGCGACGTGAAGATTATCTACGGCCCGAAAGGGCTCTTCGTCGCGATGCCGTCGAAGAAGAGGAAGGACGGGACGTACCGCGATACCGCTCATCCGCTCAATATGGAGATGCGGAGCTTGATCGAGAACAGGGTCCTCGGCGTCTACAAGGATGAGCAGAAGAGGGGCTCGATCGGTGTGGGCGTGAAGATCGAGGAGTGA
- the ispE gene encoding 4-(cytidine 5'-diphospho)-2-C-methyl-D-erythritol kinase, which produces MSKILVKAPAKVNALLRVLSGRSDGYHELEMVMVPLTLCDEIALTATTGGVAISIDGQADAGMSGEKNLACRAARAFIEAAGVDAGVNIELAKRVPIAAGLGGGSSDAAAVLRGLNTLFGTGLTADRLAGIGKALGADVPFFCHGRPAFVEGIGDRVSVYTSFPKSSYLLVNPGFPVSTPWVYKQWDLQLTMKRPDARVRPLFQVFSDVIAFLHNDLEQVTIPAHPEIEVIKGALLKAGAAGALMSGSGPTVFGVFEDQEARDEAHARLSHEGWKIYRAEAMLDPEFV; this is translated from the coding sequence ATGTCGAAGATCCTCGTCAAGGCCCCGGCAAAGGTCAACGCCCTGCTCCGCGTTCTCTCGGGCAGGTCCGACGGCTATCATGAACTCGAGATGGTGATGGTCCCGCTCACGCTCTGCGACGAGATCGCGCTCACCGCCACCACGGGCGGTGTTGCCATATCCATCGACGGTCAGGCGGATGCCGGCATGTCGGGGGAGAAGAATCTGGCGTGCAGGGCCGCGCGCGCGTTCATCGAGGCGGCCGGCGTGGATGCGGGCGTGAATATCGAGCTCGCCAAACGCGTCCCGATCGCAGCGGGGTTGGGCGGGGGGTCGAGCGATGCGGCCGCAGTGCTCCGCGGGCTCAATACGCTTTTTGGTACAGGGCTTACCGCAGACAGGCTCGCGGGGATCGGAAAGGCGCTTGGCGCGGACGTCCCTTTTTTCTGCCACGGGAGGCCGGCCTTCGTTGAAGGGATCGGTGATCGTGTATCGGTTTACACGAGCTTTCCCAAGTCTTCGTATTTACTGGTTAATCCAGGGTTCCCGGTCTCGACCCCCTGGGTCTATAAACAATGGGATTTGCAGTTGACTATGAAACGACCCGATGCTAGGGTCCGCCCGCTTTTTCAGGTATTTAGCGATGTTATCGCGTTTCTCCACAACGATCTCGAGCAGGTGACGATTCCGGCGCATCCGGAGATCGAGGTCATAAAGGGCGCTCTTTTGAAGGCAGGGGCGGCCGGTGCGCTCATGTCGGGCAGCGGGCCGACCGTATTCGGCGTCTTTGAGGATCAAGAGGCGCGCGACGAAGCTCACGCGCGGCTTTCGCACGAAGGTTGGAAGATCTACAGGGCTGAAGCCATGCTCGATCCCGAGTTTGTCTAG
- the rpsR gene encoding 30S ribosomal protein S18: MISRPRVCRYCADKKLTIDYKDARLLTMFTTERGRIIPRRISGCCARHQRELTTAIKRGRILALIPYSATQVSMM, from the coding sequence ATGATCAGCAGGCCCAGGGTCTGCCGCTACTGCGCAGACAAGAAACTCACCATCGATTACAAAGACGCCAGGCTTCTCACGATGTTCACGACCGAGCGCGGCAGGATCATCCCGCGCAGGATCTCGGGCTGCTGCGCCAGGCATCAGCGTGAGCTGACGACCGCTATAAAGCGCGGCCGTATACTCGCCTTGATACCTTATTCGGCGACGCAGGTTTCCATGATGTGA
- a CDS encoding ribose-phosphate pyrophosphokinase: MFGNNNLVLLAGNSNKPLAEAIAGSLKSKLCQAKVTKFSDGETWVEIEDNVRGADVFVIQSTSHPANDHIMELLVMVDALKRASAGRITAVIPYYGYARQDRKVSPRTPITSKLVADLVTAAGTDRVLTVELHAGQIQGFFDIPVDHLFAKPVLLEYLKDRFPSDHLVIVAPDAGGAERARSFAKHLHSPMAMIDKRRSKPNESEVMHLIGDVSGRNAVIVDDMIDTGGTMVEAADSLLANGATGVFACCTHPVLSGPAISRLNDSRIQELIVTDTVPLGDKSDRCKKIRVLSVAGLLGEAIKRIHDSDSVSSLFV; the protein is encoded by the coding sequence ATGTTCGGGAACAACAACTTGGTGCTGTTGGCTGGAAACTCCAACAAACCCCTGGCCGAGGCCATCGCCGGATCGCTAAAAAGCAAGCTCTGCCAGGCGAAGGTCACGAAGTTCTCGGACGGCGAGACCTGGGTGGAGATCGAGGACAACGTCCGCGGTGCGGACGTATTCGTGATACAGTCTACCTCCCACCCGGCCAACGACCACATCATGGAGCTGCTTGTGATGGTCGACGCGCTGAAGAGGGCGTCAGCCGGCAGGATCACGGCCGTGATCCCGTACTACGGTTACGCTAGGCAGGACAGAAAGGTGAGCCCGCGCACGCCGATCACATCCAAGCTCGTCGCTGATCTCGTCACTGCCGCAGGCACGGACAGGGTCCTCACGGTGGAGCTGCACGCGGGCCAGATACAGGGTTTCTTCGACATCCCTGTGGACCATCTGTTCGCAAAGCCCGTGCTGCTGGAGTATCTCAAGGACCGCTTCCCGTCCGACCACCTGGTGATAGTGGCGCCGGACGCGGGCGGGGCCGAGAGGGCGCGCTCGTTCGCCAAGCACCTGCACTCTCCCATGGCGATGATAGACAAGCGGAGATCTAAACCCAACGAGAGCGAAGTCATGCACCTCATCGGCGACGTGAGCGGGCGCAACGCCGTGATAGTGGACGACATGATCGACACCGGCGGGACGATGGTGGAGGCGGCCGACTCGCTCCTCGCGAACGGCGCCACCGGGGTCTTCGCATGCTGCACGCATCCGGTTCTCTCGGGCCCCGCGATATCGAGGCTCAACGACTCCAGGATTCAGGAGTTGATCGTGACGGACACTGTGCCGCTGGGCGATAAATCCGACAGGTGCAAGAAGATCCGCGTGCTGTCGGTGGCAGGGCTGCTGGGCGAGGCGATCAAACGGATACACGATTCCGATTCGGTCTCATCTTTGTTTGTCTAA
- the pth gene encoding aminoacyl-tRNA hydrolase: MKLITGLGNPGRSYARHRHNAGFFVIDELAKRHGIKLAKRSFGALTGSGAVGKESVLLAKPMQYMNLSGGPVKSLLGYFRLGPDSLIVIHDDLDLDPGRIKLTRSSGHAGHNGVRSIIDELDTSDFIRVRLGIGRPPAGIDGADYVLTSFKKDEMEAAAAAVALAADAVETILEQGLAAAQQKYH; the protein is encoded by the coding sequence GTGAAACTGATCACCGGGCTGGGAAATCCTGGCCGCTCTTACGCAAGGCATCGCCACAACGCCGGCTTTTTCGTGATAGACGAGCTTGCGAAGCGGCATGGCATAAAGCTCGCAAAGCGCTCCTTCGGGGCGTTGACCGGCAGCGGGGCGGTGGGCAAGGAGTCGGTGCTCCTCGCCAAGCCGATGCAGTACATGAATCTCTCGGGCGGGCCGGTGAAGTCGCTCCTTGGATATTTCAGGCTGGGGCCGGATTCGCTGATCGTGATTCACGACGATCTCGACCTCGATCCGGGCCGCATCAAGCTCACGAGGAGTTCGGGGCACGCGGGCCACAACGGGGTCCGCTCTATAATAGATGAGCTGGACACGAGCGACTTCATAAGGGTGAGGCTCGGGATAGGAAGGCCCCCCGCAGGGATTGACGGCGCGGATTACGTGCTGACTTCTTTTAAAAAGGATGAAATGGAGGCGGCGGCCGCGGCGGTCGCCCTTGCAGCGGACGCCGTCGAGACTATCCTCGAACAGGGGCTGGCTGCGGCGCAGCAAAAATACCACTGA
- the rpsF gene encoding 30S ribosomal protein S6 — MREYETVVITRSDLAESDLKQIHERSKAFIEKRDGRLFYARDMGRRNLAYPIKKQTKGLYTCFDYASTGNVVSEIERSLRLDDNVLRFLTVVKNENVDVEARAAEIVARGEDVAAPVEETPLRRETRFEFEGADSSEGRPGREDRGGYAEKNRREE, encoded by the coding sequence ATGAGGGAGTATGAGACAGTAGTTATCACCCGCTCGGACCTTGCGGAATCGGATCTCAAGCAGATCCACGAGAGGAGCAAGGCATTCATCGAGAAGCGGGACGGGCGCCTCTTCTACGCCCGGGACATGGGTCGGCGCAACCTCGCCTACCCGATCAAGAAACAGACGAAGGGCCTCTACACCTGTTTCGATTATGCCTCGACCGGAAACGTCGTGAGCGAGATCGAGCGCAGCCTTCGCCTCGACGACAACGTGCTTCGTTTCCTCACCGTGGTGAAGAACGAGAACGTGGATGTCGAGGCGCGTGCAGCGGAGATCGTCGCCAGAGGCGAGGACGTGGCTGCGCCGGTCGAAGAGACCCCGCTCAGGCGCGAAACCCGATTTGAATTCGAGGGTGCGGATTCGTCCGAGGGCAGGCCGGGCCGCGAGGATCGGGGCGGATACGCCGAGAAAAACAGGAGGGAGGAATAA
- a CDS encoding 50S ribosomal protein L25: protein MEKVSLTVEKREPGKGPAKRMRSTGMVPGVLYGKKLEPVSIKVKARELEGATKTKAGMNVIVNLTVEGMDSGLAFIRGYQADPFTRGFTHVDFQAISMDQKIEVEIPIVVVGESRGVKEGGVLEQARRTLHVRALPDRIPEKIEVDITDLDIGDNIHAKDLKLPEGVDFPTAMNYAILSVVPPAKEEVAAVVAPVEGEVAAAVEGAAPAEGAAAPAAPGAEGAAGKPAAAGKPAAGKPAAGKPGKEEKA, encoded by the coding sequence ATGGAGAAAGTATCGTTGACAGTGGAGAAGAGGGAGCCGGGCAAGGGTCCGGCCAAACGGATGCGCTCCACCGGGATGGTCCCCGGGGTGCTCTACGGCAAAAAGCTCGAGCCTGTCTCGATCAAGGTCAAGGCGCGTGAGTTGGAGGGTGCGACCAAGACCAAGGCGGGCATGAATGTGATCGTCAACCTCACGGTCGAGGGGATGGATTCCGGGCTCGCGTTCATACGCGGCTATCAGGCCGATCCGTTCACCCGCGGTTTCACGCACGTCGATTTCCAGGCGATCAGCATGGACCAGAAGATCGAGGTCGAGATCCCGATCGTCGTCGTGGGCGAGTCCAGGGGAGTGAAGGAGGGCGGAGTGCTGGAGCAGGCGCGCCGCACGCTGCACGTCCGGGCGCTTCCCGACCGCATACCCGAGAAGATCGAGGTGGACATCACGGATCTCGACATCGGCGACAATATACACGCCAAGGATCTGAAGCTTCCCGAAGGCGTGGATTTCCCGACTGCCATGAATTACGCGATCCTCTCCGTCGTGCCTCCTGCCAAGGAAGAGGTGGCGGCGGTTGTGGCGCCGGTTGAGGGCGAGGTCGCGGCCGCAGTCGAGGGCGCTGCCCCTGCTGAGGGCGCTGCCGCACCTGCGGCGCCGGGCGCCGAGGGGGCGGCTGGCAAACCCGCTGCTGCGGGCAAGCCTGCTGCCGGAAAACCTGCTGCGGGCAAGCCGGGCAAGGAAGAGAAGGCATAG